In Pontibacillus halophilus JSM 076056 = DSM 19796, the genomic stretch TCCAGCAAACTGCCTAATGGCAAGAATAGGGAGAAATATCCCTAAGCAAAGCGTAGACCAGTTTGAGAAACTTCGGTTTTTAGGCCGACATCAACATCGTTTTTTATAGGAGGAGATTTGAGATGTTAGTAGAGCAAATCATGAGTAAGGATGTTATTACCTTGCCTCCTGAGGCAACAATTGAAAGCGCTTTAAAGTTACTCCATGAGCATCACATTCGGCATATTCCAATAGTCGACGTACTCGACCACGTCGTTGGAATAGTCTCCGATCGAGATGTACGGGATGCGAGTCCCTCTATCTTAAACCAACAACCTTCTTTCAATGAACTCCAAAACGAAGTAAGAACCATCATGAGCTCTCCCGTTGTTACCGTTCATCCACTCGACTTCGCTGAGGAGACGGCTTCAATCTTCTATGAACAGGAGTTTGCTTGTGTTCCAGTTACCCAAGAAGGAAAACTGGTCGGCATCGTAACTGAGAAGGATATGCTTCATACTTTAATCCAACTAACCGGGGTACATGTCCAAAGCTCTCAAGTGGAGCTGAAAGTCCCCCATCGCCCTGGCATCCTTCCAGAAGTTACAGCTGTCCTAGGTAAACGTAAAGTCAACATCACATCAGTATTGATTTACCCTTGTGAGGAAGACCCAGACTACAAAATACTAGTATTCCGAATCCAGACGATGAATCCCCTTCCGACTATTCGTGATTTAAGAGATGCCGGCTATGAGATTCGATGGCCAAACGTTGCGGAGATGAACGTATGAGTTGTCATGCAGCCTTTGTCTATTCGGAAGACTTTACAACGTATAAATTCCGAGATGACCATCCTTTCAATCAATTACGAGTTAAACTAACGTATGAGCTACTAGTCGACGCACAAGCCATTGAACCACACCATCTTCTCTCCCCTAGACAAGCATCTGATGAAGAAATCCAACTCATACACCACCCCAAATACGTAGACGCAGTAAAAAAAGCAAGTAAACAACTTCTAACTGAAGAACAAGCATATGAATTTGGACTTGGCACAGAAGACACTCCTATGTTCCAGAACATGCATGAGGCTTCCGCATTATTAGTAGGCGGCTCTTTATCAGCCGTTGATGCAGTTCTATCTGGCAAAGTGAAACATGCATTAAATTTAGGAGGTGGTCTCCACCACGGTTTTGAGCGTAAAGCTTCTGGCTTTTGTATATACAATGACGGCGCAATCGCCATCGAGTATATTCGAAAACACTATGGCTATAAGGTGCTCTACGTAGATACCGATGCTCACCACGGAGACGGGGTCCAATGGGCTTTTTATGATGACCCAAACGTATGCACATTGTCCATACATGAAACAGGTCGCTATCTTTTTCCAGGGACAGGACAAGTCAGTGAACGAGGTTTAAAAGAAGGGTATGGGTATAGTTATAACATTCCCTTAGACGCTTTCACAGAAGATGAGTCGTTTCTACAAGCGTATGAGACCGCTCTTGAGGAGATTGCTTCCTACTTCCAACCGGACGTTATTATCACCCAGAACGGGGCAGACGCCCATGTATATGACCCTCTCACTCATTTATGTGGAACGATGAAGTTATACGAAGAAATACCAAAGCTTGCTCATTCCATTGCTCACCGGTATTGTGAAGGCAGGTGGATTGCGCTTGGTGGTGGAGGTTATGATATTTGGAGAGTTGTCCCGCGTGCATGGGCTCAAATTTGGAATGTAATGGCTACCAATCATCCTATGGAAGGAAGATTGCCAGAACAATGGCTAGCTAAATGGAGTGCACAATCCCCTGTCTCACTACCAGTGTCCTGGCAAGACCCAGAAGGAATCTGTAAACCAATACCGAGACAAGCAGAGATTAATGAGAAGAATAATAAAGTCTTGCATAAAGCACTAGAGACAATACCAAAACACATTGCGCCTCACAAAAGTCTCTAAGATAGAAAGAAAGAGCGAAGCCCTCATATCCTATGAGAGATTCGCTCTTATCTTGCCTCTGCCCCATCATACTGCGGATCTAAAATGACAATCTCAACTCTCCGATTTGTACGAAGATTGTTTTCCGTATCATTTGAGACTCGAGGTCGTGTATCACCATAACCTACTGCACTAAACCTAGATGGGTCTACTGGATATTCTGTTGTTAAGTACCGAATCACTGAGCTAGCCCTAGCTGCAGATAGCTCCCAATTGGATGGATATCGATATGTAGAAATTGGACGGTCGTCTGTGTGTCCTTCTATCTTCACATGGTGAGGAATTTCACTTAGGAGCACGGCCACTTTGTTCAAGAACGGCTCTCCTTCAGCAATGATTGATGCCTGTCCACTTTCAAACAGTACCTGCTCTTCTAGAATGAGAACAACGCCTCGTTCTGTTCGATTAGTCGTAATCGAATCAGTCATGTCATTACGCTCTAAGAACGCTTGTACCTCGAGCACCAGTTCATCAAGCTTTTCTTCTGATTGACCACCGAGTTCATCATTATCTTGATTGTTTTGGCCTTGTATCTCATATTGGTTTACATCATTTACATTTAACTCTTGGTTTTGCTTTTCAGAAGGCTGTTCGAACTCAACAATGGAAGGATAAAAGTCGAATATCCCTCTACTTTCAAACGAATCCGCTATGGCTTGAAATTTGACTAAATCAATTTGGGACATAGAGAAGAGCAAGATGAAGAAGACAAGAATGAGTGTCATCATATCTGAATACGTAACCATCCACTTTGGTGCACCTTTGTCCACCTTTTTCTGCTTTCGGTTACGCTTCATTGACCGTATCCCCAATCATATCCCCTTCTGATTCCTCTTCAACACGATTTCTTTCTTCCTCAGAAAGGAAAGCGCTAAGTTTCTCTTCTAGCACTTTAGGATTCTGACCTGATTGAACGCCAATAACGCCTTCAATAATAATTTGCTTCCGAAACATCTCTTGCTCTGTTTTGTTCTGAAGTTTGCCAGCCATCGGAGTGAACACTAAGTTTGCTAACACCGTACCATAAAATGTTGTTAATAAGGCAACGGCCATATTAGGTCCTAACGTTGAAGGGTCATCAAGACTACTCAACATCAGAACAAGCCCGATTAAGGTACCAATCATCCCCCATGCAGGAGCATATTCAGCAGCCTTCTCAACGATTGCACGTGACCGACTATGACGTTCCTCTGTTGCGGTAATTTCAGCACTCATAATGTCACTGATGACTTCAGGCTCAATCCCATCTACAGCAAGCAATATCCCTTTACGAATGAATGGGTCTTCAACTTCATCTAATTCAGCCTCAAGAGCGAGTAAACCCTCTCGTCTTGCTTTTTCAGATAAGTGTACAAATTTGTTAATTAAGCCTTTTAGGTCTTCATCATTTCGGCTAAAGGCCTCTTTAATGATCTTGCCTGTCAACTTAAGCTCTTTTAGGTTGAAGTTAATTAACATAGCAGCGGCAAGTCCACCAATCACGATGACAATAGATGAAACTTGAACGAAGGACACAAATCCTCCGATTCCGCTGTTTGAGAAAATCCCAAAGAAAATCATAAGCAGACCGATGACAATTCCTATCGGAGTTAATAGATCATTTCGTTTCATTGTCTCTCTCCCTAACTATAAGACGATATGAATCTATTTCTCTGTATCGGTTGGATTACGATTTTGTTGAGTTTCTTTCAACATTTCTATGGGGAAGAATGACATTTTGTTCTTCGACTTCTTCACCATTCATGTATTTCGTAAGAAGACGCATAGATACCGCTCCCATATCATACATCGGCTGAACCACTGTTGATAATGTAGGACGGACCATCGTCGCTAAACGCGTGTTGTCAAATCCGAATACTTCAATATCATCAGGTACATGGAGACCTTTATCCTGTGCCCCATGAATAACACCAAGCGCCATTTCGTCAGATGCAACGAAAATTCCAGTCGGATGTTCGTCCATTTCTGTTAAATATTGAACTGCTTCGATTCCACTATCATACGTGTAATCACCTTTAACAACGTAGCGATCATCCACTTGTGCTCCGAATTCGCTAATGGCACGCTTGTACCCGTTATATTTCTGCTCATTAATCTCAGTGTCTAAAGGACCTGATACGAACGCAACGTTTTTGTTTCCGCTATCAAAAAGCGTTTTCGTAGCTTCATACGCAGCATCTTCATAATTGATATTTACAGAAGGAATTGTATTCGTTTCATCTACAGTGGCTGCAAGCACTACTGGAACTGGTGAGTTTTGAAACTCTCGAACGTGGTCTTCTGTAATTCTTCCACCCATAAATACAAGTCCATCTACCTGTTTACCTAACATGGAATTAATCAGGTGAAGTTCTTTTTCTTTGTTTTGGTCAGAGTTGCTAAGGATAATGTTGTATTTGTACATCGTTGCAATATCTTCAATTCCTCGTGCCAGCTCTGCAAAGAAGATGCTAGAAATGTCAGGGATAATGACACCTACTGTTGTAGTCTTCTTGCTTGCAAGCCCTCTTGCTACTGCGTTCGGACGATAGCCAAGACGGTCAATTGCATCTAATACTTTCTTCCTTGTGGCAGGTTTCACATTCGGGTTTCCATTTACGACACGTGAAACGGTCGCCATTGATACGTTCGCCTCACGGGCCACATCATATATTGTTACATTCATATTCATTTGCCTCCTCAGTCGTTCACCTTACGTTACCGTTATCTCTAGTATTGCTGTTAACAATGATACGATACTATGCATTGTAGCGCAATGTTTCGACATTTCCTGCATATCTATCGGATATAAATAAACAAAAAGAAAACGCCAACATAGGTTGACGTAATCATAAGTTTATTAAACCACTCCGAAAATAGCAAGATAGAGGAGATTAATTATTCTTTAATTCTGTAATGAAATTGTTAAACGTGTCGATATCCATTTGTTGAGCGGAATCAGAAAGTGCTACCGCAGGGTCTGGGTGTACTTCTGCCATCACTCCATCTGCTCCAATCGCCATCGCAGCTTTCGCAGTAGGAAGAAGTAGATCGCGGCGACCTGTAGAGTGTGTCACGTCTACGAATACTGGCAAGTGTGTTTCCTGCTTCAAGATTGGTACAGCTGAGATATCAAGCGTGTTACGCGTTGCTTTCTCGTAAGTACGAATGCCGCGTTCACAAAGGATAATGTTTCCATTACCTTGGGAGATAATGTACTCTGCAGCATTAATAAACTCTGAGATTGTTGCGGACATTCCTCGTTTTAAGAAGATTGGCTTATCAACTTGACCTGCTGCTTTAAGAAGCTCAAAGTTCTGCATGTTACGAGCGCCAATTTGAATCATGTCTACGTAGTTAACCGCAACTTCAATATCTGCAGGGTTTACGATTTCACTTACTACAGCAAGACCGTACTCATCCCCTACTTGACGAAGAATCTTCAATCCTTCTAAGCCAAGACCTTGGAAATCATATGGTGAAGAACGTGGTTTGAATGCCCCACCACGAAGAATGTTTAAGCCTTGGGCTTTAATCGCCTTCGCAACTTCAGCTACTTGCTCATAACTTTCAACAGCACATGGTCCCATGATGAAGTGAGGGTTCCCATCGCCAATTTTCTCACCATTCAACTCTACAATTGTGTCTTCAGGCTTTTTCTTAC encodes the following:
- a CDS encoding acetoin utilization AcuB family protein, with the translated sequence MLVEQIMSKDVITLPPEATIESALKLLHEHHIRHIPIVDVLDHVVGIVSDRDVRDASPSILNQQPSFNELQNEVRTIMSSPVVTVHPLDFAEETASIFYEQEFACVPVTQEGKLVGIVTEKDMLHTLIQLTGVHVQSSQVELKVPHRPGILPEVTAVLGKRKVNITSVLIYPCEEDPDYKILVFRIQTMNPLPTIRDLRDAGYEIRWPNVAEMNV
- a CDS encoding acetoin utilization protein AcuC; translated protein: MSCHAAFVYSEDFTTYKFRDDHPFNQLRVKLTYELLVDAQAIEPHHLLSPRQASDEEIQLIHHPKYVDAVKKASKQLLTEEQAYEFGLGTEDTPMFQNMHEASALLVGGSLSAVDAVLSGKVKHALNLGGGLHHGFERKASGFCIYNDGAIAIEYIRKHYGYKVLYVDTDAHHGDGVQWAFYDDPNVCTLSIHETGRYLFPGTGQVSERGLKEGYGYSYNIPLDAFTEDESFLQAYETALEEIASYFQPDVIITQNGADAHVYDPLTHLCGTMKLYEEIPKLAHSIAHRYCEGRWIALGGGGYDIWRVVPRAWAQIWNVMATNHPMEGRLPEQWLAKWSAQSPVSLPVSWQDPEGICKPIPRQAEINEKNNKVLHKALETIPKHIAPHKSL
- the motS gene encoding flagellar motor protein MotS; translation: MKRNRKQKKVDKGAPKWMVTYSDMMTLILVFFILLFSMSQIDLVKFQAIADSFESRGIFDFYPSIVEFEQPSEKQNQELNVNDVNQYEIQGQNNQDNDELGGQSEEKLDELVLEVQAFLERNDMTDSITTNRTERGVVLILEEQVLFESGQASIIAEGEPFLNKVAVLLSEIPHHVKIEGHTDDRPISTYRYPSNWELSAARASSVIRYLTTEYPVDPSRFSAVGYGDTRPRVSNDTENNLRTNRRVEIVILDPQYDGAEAR
- the motP gene encoding flagellar motor protein MotP, whose protein sequence is MKRNDLLTPIGIVIGLLMIFFGIFSNSGIGGFVSFVQVSSIVIVIGGLAAAMLINFNLKELKLTGKIIKEAFSRNDEDLKGLINKFVHLSEKARREGLLALEAELDEVEDPFIRKGILLAVDGIEPEVISDIMSAEITATEERHSRSRAIVEKAAEYAPAWGMIGTLIGLVLMLSSLDDPSTLGPNMAVALLTTFYGTVLANLVFTPMAGKLQNKTEQEMFRKQIIIEGVIGVQSGQNPKVLEEKLSAFLSEEERNRVEEESEGDMIGDTVNEA
- the ccpA gene encoding catabolite control protein A yields the protein MNVTIYDVAREANVSMATVSRVVNGNPNVKPATRKKVLDAIDRLGYRPNAVARGLASKKTTTVGVIIPDISSIFFAELARGIEDIATMYKYNIILSNSDQNKEKELHLINSMLGKQVDGLVFMGGRITEDHVREFQNSPVPVVLAATVDETNTIPSVNINYEDAAYEATKTLFDSGNKNVAFVSGPLDTEINEQKYNGYKRAISEFGAQVDDRYVVKGDYTYDSGIEAVQYLTEMDEHPTGIFVASDEMALGVIHGAQDKGLHVPDDIEVFGFDNTRLATMVRPTLSTVVQPMYDMGAVSMRLLTKYMNGEEVEEQNVILPHRNVERNSTKS
- a CDS encoding bifunctional 3-deoxy-7-phosphoheptulonate synthase/chorismate mutase, producing the protein MSNEELDQLRLELDEINQELLTLINKRAKVAQQIGQTKQQQGMNRYDPVRERQMLDQIKNLNDGPFEQSTIEHIFKEIFKASLELQEDDHRKALLVSRKKKPEDTIVELNGEKIGDGNPHFIMGPCAVESYEQVAEVAKAIKAQGLNILRGGAFKPRSSPYDFQGLGLEGLKILRQVGDEYGLAVVSEIVNPADIEVAVNYVDMIQIGARNMQNFELLKAAGQVDKPIFLKRGMSATISEFINAAEYIISQGNGNIILCERGIRTYEKATRNTLDISAVPILKQETHLPVFVDVTHSTGRRDLLLPTAKAAMAIGADGVMAEVHPDPAVALSDSAQQMDIDTFNNFITELKNN